In a genomic window of Comamonadaceae bacterium OTU4NAUVB1:
- the gcl gene encoding glyoxylate carboligase: MTKMTAIEAAVRVMEKEGVTQAFGVPGAAINPLYAALRRHGGIAHILARHVEGASHMAEGYTRAVAGNIGVCIGTSGPAGTDMITGLYSASADSIPILCITGQAPRARLHKEDFQAVDIESIARPVTKWAVTVREPGQVPQVFQQAFHLMRSGRPGPVLIDLPFDVQMATIEFDIDAYAPLAPYRPAATRAQIEKALAMLGAAERPLIVAGGGVINADASELLVRFAELTGVPVIPTLMGWGAIPDDHPLMAGMCGLQTSHRYGNATLLASDFVLGIGNRWANRHTGSIDVYTKGRTFVHVDIEPTQIGRVFTPDFGIVSDAKAALERFVEVAGAMKAGGRLRDRAAWSGECRERKRKRTMLRKTHFADVPMKPQRVYQCLNAHFGPETCYVSTIGLSQIAAAQFLHVHRPRHWINCGQAGPLGWTLPAALGVRAADPARRIVALSGDYDFQFMVEELAVGAQFKLPFLHVVVNNSYLGLIRQSQRGFDMDYCVQLGFDNVNAGPEAGIEAGYGVNHVKVVEGLGCKAIRVSRQEEMQPALEQAERWMAQYRVPVVIEVMLERVTNIAMGTEIDAIQEFEPLAESLEDAPTALAATMPG; the protein is encoded by the coding sequence ATGACGAAGATGACCGCCATCGAGGCCGCCGTGCGGGTGATGGAGAAGGAAGGCGTGACCCAGGCCTTCGGCGTGCCCGGGGCCGCCATCAACCCGCTCTACGCCGCCCTGCGCCGCCACGGCGGCATCGCCCACATCCTGGCGCGCCACGTCGAGGGCGCCTCCCACATGGCCGAGGGCTACACGCGCGCCGTGGCCGGGAACATCGGCGTGTGCATCGGCACCTCGGGGCCGGCGGGCACGGACATGATCACCGGGCTCTATTCGGCCTCGGCCGACTCGATCCCGATCCTGTGCATCACCGGGCAGGCGCCCCGCGCGCGCCTGCACAAGGAGGACTTCCAGGCCGTCGACATCGAGTCGATCGCGCGGCCGGTGACCAAGTGGGCGGTCACGGTGCGCGAGCCCGGGCAGGTGCCGCAGGTGTTCCAGCAGGCCTTCCACCTGATGCGCTCGGGTCGCCCGGGACCGGTGCTGATCGACCTGCCCTTCGACGTGCAGATGGCGACCATCGAGTTCGACATCGACGCCTACGCCCCGCTCGCGCCCTACCGGCCCGCCGCCACGCGCGCCCAGATCGAGAAGGCCCTGGCGATGCTCGGGGCCGCCGAGCGGCCGCTGATCGTGGCCGGCGGCGGCGTGATCAACGCCGACGCGAGCGAGCTGCTGGTGCGCTTCGCCGAGCTCACCGGCGTGCCGGTGATCCCGACCCTGATGGGCTGGGGCGCCATCCCCGACGACCACCCGCTCATGGCGGGCATGTGCGGGCTGCAGACCAGCCACCGCTACGGCAACGCGACGCTGCTGGCCTCGGACTTCGTGCTGGGCATCGGCAACCGCTGGGCCAACCGCCACACCGGCTCGATCGACGTCTACACGAAGGGCCGCACCTTCGTGCACGTGGACATCGAGCCGACGCAGATCGGCCGCGTCTTCACGCCCGACTTCGGCATCGTCTCGGACGCGAAGGCGGCGCTGGAACGGTTCGTCGAGGTGGCCGGGGCGATGAAGGCCGGGGGCCGCCTGCGCGACCGCGCCGCCTGGTCGGGCGAGTGCCGCGAGCGCAAGCGCAAGCGCACGATGCTGCGCAAGACGCACTTCGCCGACGTCCCGATGAAGCCGCAGCGCGTCTACCAGTGCCTCAACGCGCACTTCGGCCCCGAGACCTGCTACGTCAGCACCATCGGGCTGTCGCAGATCGCGGCGGCGCAGTTCCTCCACGTCCATCGGCCGCGCCACTGGATCAACTGCGGCCAGGCCGGCCCGCTGGGCTGGACGCTGCCGGCGGCGCTGGGCGTGCGCGCGGCCGACCCGGCGCGGCGCATCGTCGCGCTCTCGGGCGACTACGACTTCCAGTTCATGGTCGAGGAACTGGCCGTGGGCGCGCAGTTCAAGCTGCCCTTCCTGCACGTCGTGGTCAACAACAGCTACCTCGGGCTGATCCGCCAGAGCCAGCGCGGCTTCGACATGGACTACTGCGTGCAGCTGGGCTTCGACAACGTCAACGCCGGGCCCGAGGCCGGCATCGAGGCGGGCTACGGCGTGAACCACGTGAAGGTGGTCGAAGGCCTGGGCTGCAAGGCGATCCGCGTGAGCCGCCAGGAGGAGATGCAGCCGGCGCTGGAACAGGCCGAGCGGTGGATGGCCCAGTACCGGGTGCCGGTGGTGATCGAGGTGATGCTCGAGCGCGTCACCAACATCGCCATGGGCACCGAGATCGACGC